The following are encoded together in the Desulfococcus multivorans genome:
- the tsaD gene encoding tRNA (adenosine(37)-N6)-threonylcarbamoyltransferase complex transferase subunit TsaD — MIILGIETSCDETAAALVEDGRRILSSIVASQVDIHHRYGGVVPELASRKHLESIVPVTLEALEDAQIDFSRLDGIAVTQGPGLVGALLVGFSFAKGLARMLKVPWRGVNHLEGHLHSVFLSDAPPPFPFVALLASGGHTSIYYVTGPTCFQLLGQTRDDAAGEAFDKVSKMLGLGYPGGAVLGRLAARGNPEKIKFPRAYLDRDRFDFSFSGLKTAVNQYIKRHGDDLDGRIADIAAGFQEAVVDVLVEKVIRAAETTACRDIAMVGGVAANERLRCRLLHEGTDKKISVHVPPLDFCGDNAAMIAAVGYHYIRRGDLSQMTDDVYSRLKRP, encoded by the coding sequence ATGATCATACTCGGCATTGAAACCTCCTGCGACGAAACCGCGGCCGCTTTGGTCGAAGATGGTCGGCGGATTCTCTCTTCCATCGTCGCTTCACAGGTCGATATTCACCACCGGTACGGTGGAGTGGTGCCGGAACTGGCTTCTCGAAAACACCTGGAATCCATTGTTCCCGTGACATTAGAGGCTCTTGAGGACGCCCAAATCGACTTTAGCCGGTTGGACGGCATTGCCGTCACCCAAGGGCCTGGACTGGTTGGCGCTCTTTTGGTGGGATTCTCCTTCGCCAAAGGGTTGGCGCGGATGCTGAAGGTGCCCTGGCGGGGGGTTAATCACCTGGAGGGGCATCTTCATTCGGTTTTTCTGAGCGATGCGCCGCCGCCGTTCCCCTTTGTGGCGCTTTTGGCGTCGGGCGGCCACACCAGCATCTACTATGTCACCGGACCCACTTGTTTTCAACTGTTGGGGCAGACCCGGGATGATGCCGCCGGAGAAGCCTTTGACAAGGTCTCGAAAATGTTGGGGCTGGGATATCCCGGCGGGGCCGTGCTCGGACGCCTGGCTGCCCGAGGAAATCCCGAAAAGATCAAATTCCCTCGGGCTTACCTGGATAGAGATCGGTTCGATTTCAGCTTCAGCGGGTTGAAGACGGCGGTAAATCAGTATATAAAACGCCATGGTGATGATCTTGACGGTCGGATAGCCGATATCGCAGCCGGATTTCAAGAAGCTGTGGTGGATGTGCTGGTCGAGAAGGTGATCCGTGCGGCCGAGACCACGGCCTGTCGAGATATCGCCATGGTGGGGGGCGTGGCCGCCAACGAGCGTCTTCGGTGCCGCCTGCTGCACGAGGGGACGGATAAAAAAATTTCGGTTCACGTCCCACCTCTGGATTTTTGCGGCGACAATGCGGCGATGATTGCCGCTGTAGGCTATCATTATATCCGAAGGGGGGATCTGTCGCAGATGACCGACGACGTCTACTCGCGATTGAAGCGACCTTGA